The following coding sequences lie in one Apium graveolens cultivar Ventura chromosome 3, ASM990537v1, whole genome shotgun sequence genomic window:
- the LOC141711320 gene encoding uncharacterized protein LOC141711320, giving the protein MPLAATSPPPPTSSPTEITTLTEITTLLSHLLLSSLSTKHFSSRWQILRSNLSSLSSHLAEISSLSSPNSLSPPNSLLISLLPNILSTLRLIETLVTKCTDESLTSGKLLTQSDLNIAINSVSKHVDDLDLLVRSGMLQQSTAIVLIEPESGCGLGELGFYVRDVFTRLKIGGVEFKEKAMESLIQVLRNDEKAASVVAKEGNVRYLVSLLDCNVDECLREKAVLVVALLASACDESRKCVFEEGALGPLLRIIESNSVLLSERAVMAVEAITVDSDNAWGVLAYGGVSVLIDVCRYGSVVAQSHALGVIKNVVVIEDIRICLREEGGVGVVVTLLSSVPAKAANCIAVLASLDEDCHDLILQERGLQTLLGLLDEVSDMVVLEHVLRAIYSLSSLDSIKLLSLSSSFVMHLSELIRRGNLVLQHLAVSLLADLSMMSEKDKQNISGCMFYLVRLMETVKPVGLQEVATQSLVLLLTVKSNRKDLIRDDESVMRLVQMLDPINETVPKKFPLAVISAIMAGGSKGCRKKLVAAGACKYLQNLAEMEVAGAKKALQKLSGNRLKSILSSSWRE; this is encoded by the coding sequence ATGCCTCTCGCCGCCACATCACCACCGCCGCCGACGTCATCTCCAACAGAAATAACAACCCTAACAGAAATAACAActcttctctctcatctcctTCTCTCATCTCTCTCCACAAAACACTTCTCATCTCGCTGGCAAATCCTCCGCTCaaatctctcctctctctcctcTCATCTCGCCGAGATTTCATCTCTCTCCTCTCCCAACTCTCTCTCCCCTCCCAACTCTCTCCTCATCTCTCTCCTCCCTAACATCCTCTCCACTCTCCGTCTCATCGAAACGCTTGTCACGAAGTGTACGGACGAGTCATTGACTTCCGGGAAGCTGTTGACTCAGAGTGATCTTAATATTGCGATTAATTCGGTATCGAAACACGTTGATGACCTGGATTTGTTAGTTAGGTCTGGTATGCTGCAACAATCGACCGCGATTGTGTTGATTGAACCGGAGAGTGGTTGTGGAttgggagaattagggttttatgtTCGCGATGTGTTTACGAGGTTAAAAATTGGGGGAGTTGAGTTTAAGGAGAAGGCGATGGAGTCATTGATTCAGGTTTTGAGAAATGATGAGAAGGCAGCTAGTGTGGTTGCGAAAGAGGGGAATGTGAGGTACTTAGTTTCGTTGCTTGATTGTAATGTGGATGAGTGTTTACGCGAAAAGGCGGTTTTAGTTGTGGCATTGCTTGCTTCTGCGTGTGATGAGTCGCGGAAATGTGTGTTTGAGGAAGGGGCTTTAGGGCCTTTGTTGAGGATAATTGAGTCGAATTCGGTTTTGTTGAGTGAAAGAGCGGTGATGGCGGTTGAGGCGATTACGGTTGATTCGGATAATGCTTGGGGGGTTTTGGCTTATGGTGGTGTGTCTGTTTTGATTGATGTGTGTAGATATGGTTCTGTTGTTGCACAGTCACACGCGTTGGGGGTGATTAAGAATGTTGTGGTTATTGAGGACATTAGGATTTGTTTGAGGGAAGAAGGGGGTGTGGGTGTTGTGGTTACGTTGTTAAGTTCGGTACCAGCTAAAGCTGCGAATTGTATAGCAGTTTTGGCGTCCTTGGATGAGGATTGTCATGATTTGATATTGCAAGAGAGAGGATTACAAACTCTTTTGGGTTTGCTAGATGAAGTGTCTGATATGGTTGTGTTAGAACATGTTTTACGTGCAATTTATTCTCTTTCTTCTTTGGATTCCATTAAGTTGTTATCGTTATCGAGTAGTTTTGTGATGCATTTATCAGAATTAATAAGACGTGGGAATTTAGTTCTACAGCACCTTGCTGTTTCTTTGTTGGCTGATTTATCGATGATGAGTGAAAAGGATAAGCAAAATATTTCCGGATGCATGTTTTATTTGGTGAGGTTAATGGAGACAGTAAAGCCGGTTGGATTGCAGGAGGTGGCAACACAGTCGCTTGTTTTGCTGTTGACTGTCAAATCGAATCGAAAAGATTTGATCAGAGATGACGAGAGTGTGATGAGATTGGTACAGATGCTGGATCCCATAAATGAGACAGTCCCTAAGAAGTTTCCGTTGGCAGTGATATCGGCCATTATGGCTGGAGGGAGTAAGGGTTGTAGAAAGAAGCTAGTGGCTGCCGGTGCTTGTAAGTATCTGCAAAATTTGGCAGAAATGGAGGTAGCCGGAGCCAAAAAGGCATTGCAAAAATTATCTGGAAATAGGCTCAAGAGTATACTGAGCAGTAGTTGGAGGGAATAA